GTGAAGGCGGGAATCGGTGTTTTTTCGATAGATTGTTTCGCTGACCTGGATACCGATGCGATCTCGATCCAATCCCGCACCATAGCTTGGGATGGAATCGGTCTTGACTCCAGGTCATTGGTCGAAGCCATTGAAAGGTGTGACCCTGACAACGGATGTCTCCCGATCATTTACGGTGGAGGGCTGGAGCATACGCCGGACATCCTTGATCGGATCTCACAGAATCGAAGGCTGTTAGGGAACCCGGCGGATACGGTCATGAGGATTTGCAACCCGCAGACATTCTTTGCCGCACTCACGAGGCTCGGTATTCCTCATCCAGCGACCGAATTCAGTCCGCCGATTGACCGGAAGTTCTGGTTGCTCAAAATGACCGGTGGCAGCGGAGGTACGCACATCGAAAACTACGTGGACCAAGTCCCAGCGGCCGGGCATTACTTTCAACAGCGCGTGCCGGGAAAGACAATAACGGCAACTGTACTCGCCAGTGAGTGCGAAAGTAAGATTGTCGGATTTTCAGAGCAGTGGTTTAGCGATGCTGATAAAGACCGGCCGTTCACTTATGGTGGAGCGGTTTCAATTGACAGCCGACAGGCGATATCGAAACAAACCTTGAATTCGATACAACAGCATATTGGCACTGTCATAACCTATTTCAGACTGCGGGGTCTGTTGTCCTTTGATATGGTGATTGATGGCCACAGGTGGCAACTTCTGGAAGTCAATCCGCGTCCTGGCTTTACCTTTGAGCTTCACGAAGGCAACGATTCGTTCATTGCGGCGCACTGGAACGCGTTTGATGCGAAACACACGCAACTGCGATCAATATCGCTTGACGGGATTTTTCGCGCACACTGCATTGTTTATGCATTGGACCATATTCGTATCCCTGCACACTGGAAGTGGCCGAATTGGGTAACTGATCGGAATCGACACGATGTGAGCGTATCGAAGTACGAGCCGCTTTGTACGGTCAATGCGCAATGCTCGTCTGCAGAGGCTGCAAGACGAAAGGTGATGGAAAGGTATCGCGAAATGATTGAAATTGCCAGCGACTGGGTTGAGAAACACTGACAATGACCGGTTCGCGTAAAGATTGGCCGAGTGTGAACGAATTGGCTGCTCCTTTGGTGCAGGCTCTTGTTCAGGACGCGCGGTCACTTGGACTTGCGGTCGACAAACGATCAGACGGGGCGACTGTTGTGGATGCCGGAATCAACAGTCCCGGCAGCTTCGAGGCAGGTCGACGGATTGCGGAAGTATCGATGGCTGGCCTGGGTGACGTTTCGTTTTCCCTGCCGCGAACTGTACTGAACGACTGCCCGGATATTCGTGTGCAGACTGACTCACCGGTTCTCGCCTGCTTGGGAAGTCAGTATGCCGGATGGAGCCTTGAATATCCGGATCCTGAATTCCGGGCATTGGGATCGGGTCCGGCACGGGCGCTT
The genomic region above belongs to Acidiferrobacterales bacterium and contains:
- a CDS encoding ATP-grasp domain-containing protein; this encodes MLDDRRCVIIGLSVRALAQSAVKAGIGVFSIDCFADLDTDAISIQSRTIAWDGIGLDSRSLVEAIERCDPDNGCLPIIYGGGLEHTPDILDRISQNRRLLGNPADTVMRICNPQTFFAALTRLGIPHPATEFSPPIDRKFWLLKMTGGSGGTHIENYVDQVPAAGHYFQQRVPGKTITATVLASECESKIVGFSEQWFSDADKDRPFTYGGAVSIDSRQAISKQTLNSIQQHIGTVITYFRLRGLLSFDMVIDGHRWQLLEVNPRPGFTFELHEGNDSFIAAHWNAFDAKHTQLRSISLDGIFRAHCIVYALDHIRIPAHWKWPNWVTDRNRHDVSVSKYEPLCTVNAQCSSAEAARRKVMERYREMIEIASDWVEKH